The genomic interval CATGCAGACCATTTGTCAAGGAAACTAAAATAAGAACAATCTTCCTATGACATTGGGAACAACTTTAAAGGACCTTCAAATCTAGGCCTTTGCTGTTTCAAAGACTGGGGGTGGGGGGTATGACACTCACACTACAGTAAGCATTACATAAACAtagttattttatttgtttaattaAAACTGATACAGTACAGCTTAAGAGAGGGCAAGGAAGTTCCTCACAAACATATGAACCTGTATGATATCACCTCTGTCCTTGAACACAGTTTCCATTCTAAAATGTGTTCCACATCAATTTGTTCCCTCCTACATTACTGTTTTATGACTACACAGCTCTGACTATACATTTTTCTTGGATATTATGAAAACGCTGTGTAAATGTAGCACACCACTCACAGTGCAGACCTGAATCCTTTATGTCATCTTGTTACCTACTGCTCTCCTGCCATAATAAAAATCATTCTGCAGAAAAGATACAGTACTACTGTCACAACCTCAGCCTGTGTATATtgtaatatatgtgtgtgtgtctctgctacaTTCACCCAGCCCTCAGAGTCAATGGGCTGGAAAGTCAGGGAGTGTGCCTGCTGTCTACCTTGGCAACTGGGCCCAGCACTGTGGAAACATGGCAGGCAAGGTGTTTACAGCACAGGAGGAGCAGAGTAGACAGCACTGCAGCATGTGCTTCACCAGAACCAGGTGTGTATTACCTGCCTTCCAGGAAGCATTCCCCTCACTTTGTGGGACAATATTTAAAATACTGATAGGCTGGATTAAGTTTTCCCATATGAAATTAACAATTGTCTGTCAATCATGGAAATACTAATGGGTTAAGGCTGGATGAGGTGTTCCTATATGAAATTAACCTAATGATGTGCCAATCAACTGAAATACTAATGGGTTAAGGCTGGATGAGGTGTTCCTATATGAAATTaacctaatgaaatactaatgggttAAGGCTGGATGTAATGATGTATCAATCAACTGAAATACTAATGGGTTAAGGCTGGATGAGGTGTTCCTATATGAAATTAACCTAATGATGTGCCAATCAACTGAAATACTAATGGGTTAAGGCTGGATGAGGTGTTCCTATATGAAATTAACCTAATGATGTGCCAATCAACTGAAATACTAATGGGTTAAGGCTGGATGAGGTGTTCCTATATGAAATTAACCTAATGATGTGCCAATCAACTGAAATACTAATGGGTTAAGGCTGGATGAGGTGTTCCTATATGAAATTAACCTAATGATGTGCCAATCAACTGAAATACTAATGGGTTAAGGCTGGATGAGGTGTTCCTATATGAAATTAACCTAATGATGTGCCAATCAACTGAAATACTAATGGGTTAAGGCTGGATGAGGTGTTCCTATATGAAATTAACCTAATGATGTGCCAATCAACTGAAATACTAATGGGTTAAGGCTGGATGAGGTGTTCCTATATGAAATTAACCTAATGATGTGCCAATCAACTGAAATACTAATGGGTTAAGGCCGGATGAGGTGTTCCTATATGAAATTAACCTAATGATGTGCCAATCAACTGAAAATATGTGAGGCATGAAGGGTGTGGTATTCTAAAGAATCTGTGCAGGCCAATACTGTAAACTAAacaataatatatacagtggggagaacaagtatttaataACCTGCAACATCTGCaatgtttcctacttacaaagcatgtatagGTCgttaatttttatcataggtacacttcaactgtgagagacggaatccaaaacaaaaatccagaaaatcacattgtatgatttttaagtaattaattagcattttattgcatgacataagtatttgatcacctaccaaccagtaagaattccgtctctcacagacctgttagtttttctttaagaatccctcctgttctccactcattacctgtatctgtttgaacttgttacctgtataaaagacacctgtccacacactcaaacagactccaacctctccacaatggccaagaccagtcagctgtgtaaggacatcagggataaaattgtagacctgcacaaggctgggatgggctacaggacaataggcaagcagcttggtgagaaggcaacaactgttcaagttcaagatgacggacaatcacccttgtggggcatcaatgatcatgaggaaggtgagggatcagcccagaactactcGGTAGGACCTGGcaaatgacctgaagagagctgggaccacagtctcaaagaaaaccattagtaacacactacgctgtcatggattaaaatcctgcagcgcatgcaaggtccccctgctcaagccagcgcatgtccaggcccgtctgaagtttgccaatgaccatctggatgatccagaggaggaatgggagaaggtcatgtggtctgatgagacaaaaatagagctttttggtctaaactccactcgccatgtttggaggaagaagaaggatgagtacaaccccaagaaaaccatcccaaccgtgaagcatggaggtggaaacatcattcttcggggatgcttttctgcaaaggggacaggacgactgcaccgtattgaggggaggatggatggggccatgtatcgcaagatcttggccaacaacctccttccctcagtaagagcattgaagatgggtcgtggctgggtcttccagcatgacaacgacccaaaacacacagccagggcaactaaggagtggctccgtaagaagcatctcaaggtcctggagtggcctagccagtctccagatctgaacccaatagaaaatctttggagggagcggaaagtccgtattgcccagcgacagccccgaaacctgaaggatctggaaaaggtctgtatggaggagttggACAATATCCCTGCAGCAGTGTgtacaaacctggtcaagaactacaggaaatgtatgatctctgtaattgcaaacaaaaggtttctgtacaaaatattaagttctgcttttctgatatcaaattcttatgtcatgcaataaaatgcaaattaattacttaaatcatacaatgtgattctggatttttgttttagattcagtctctcacagttgaagtgtacctatgatacaaattacagacctctacatgctttgtaagtaggaaaacctgcaaaattggcagtgtatcaaatacttgttctccccagtatgtatgtgtgtgtatgtatatatattaggTACACATATATAAAATGGGAGGGTCTAGTATCTAACCAAACAAGGAAGAAACAAGGAAACAACGGTGCAGTTAATCAAAAAACTGAAACTTTATGCAGAGGCCAGACACAAACAATGGCACTGTTCAGATTAGGGGTCTAGATCTGGATGTCATTGTGACTTGTCCGAAAAGGAACAAAAAAAATGCAACTTAAATTCAATATTGCAAAAGCTAAATATTTTAAATTCTTTCCCTAGTAAATGCAATAAACTCCATATTGCAAATATTGAAGTACTGTAGTATTTCTCTTTAGCCAGCCATCCTAACTGATATGCTCAACAGAAAAACAGAGCACATCCATTTGGATTTCAGGCTATTTTCTCCTAGCTTATAATGTTACTAAAGTGCTTCACACCAGAACTGTGAAATTCATTAGAGCTATaaagtgaaatacatttttacatctcATTCTTCAAACACAAAAAGTTTCAAAGCGGAACCCAGATGGATGGTCAATATTTCTTATATCAACAATTACGGTCAAATGTCTATTCAGAATCAGTATGTATTCACACAAAGAATTCACCTAGGCATAAGGCTAATGTAATAATCAATAGGCAAAAATATGAGGAAACTTTTAAGTCTTTAAAATAACAGGCAGAAACCAGCCCTGTGGGTTTATAGAGCTACTTTAGTAGTTTAGTTGGTTTAAATGTTGGTTTAAAAAGTTCAGCTACTTCTTAAGTTAACACCACTATTGAAATTACATAAAATACtgttgaagtgaaatgaaaaattcCTCGTTTTCATCTATGAAACAGATTTAGTCAAAGTGTATAGTAAGTATTCACACGTATTCCTACAGGCTGTACAGATTTATAgatcattttatttatttcaatgtgGCTCATAAATTGATAAGTTACAACAATCACACAGAAGCTGGACGTCAGGTCACTTGCCAAAAGTTGCAAAAATATCTCTTTTACATCTTTTTCTATCATCAGAGAACGTTGCAGCATATTGCAGAGCAGTACTGTAGCTGAGGGGTCAAGCTCATATTGGAAACAGTTATGATAGAACACTGACTGAACTGGTGCCAAGAGGGAGAGTGTATACACAGATACATTTCATCGAGGACTTTGAGCCTCAAGGACCCTTATAGGTCTTCAACTGGTGGTCTACAGTGCAGTTACCATGGTAATGAAAGAGGCAGTCAGAGGGCATCCGTTCGTCCGACTGCGTGGTGTCCGTACATCCGTCCGTCTTCGCCGTCCGTTATTTTCTCTAATTCTGCTCGTTCCTCTGAGTGGCGACACTGTGTGGTAAAGTCGAGACTAAGCCTGGTTATTGAATCAATAACTGCATAGGCCTAACATGGCGCTACTGTAGCAGAAACAAAAAGGCTTGAAATGCATGAAGAAGTGTCTCTGCTCTGTTCATGTGGTAGAACATGGCAGAGATGAACACACTgaacatttctttgggggggatCTATGTCACCATCTTGTAATAAAATGAACTAAACATTAAAATGGATGACGCGAtcgagggatgaagggaggggtgGAGTAAAGAAGAAGGTAGCATGGTGGGTTGGAGCGATAGAGAGCAATCCATCTAGGTCCATTCTTCCATTTTTCTAATAGTGTATTAGAACAACATGGCTAATGCAGCAATGTCTTTGTTGCCTTGAGTCTGCCACATTTCCATCCCTCTAGAACTCTCTAGTCATTgttctcttcatcctcctcctcctcatcatcatcatcgtcgtcaTCTTCACCGAAATGGTCCCGGGCGTCTAGCTCATCTTCGTCTTCATCAATCTGTGAGGAGAGGGTCACATTCTAACTAGGGCACAGGGAGTACAGGGACAGTAGGGCTAGCTGGTTAGGACGACAAGTTATGTCCTCATTCAACTACTACACAGGTAGAATGACTCATCACAGCTCTCCAGGAAACCAGCCTTACATGTCACAATGAAATATTAAATATTAGCATCATCTAAAACCTCACAACATCCAACTAACCTAACCATCTACCTCcactaaaacaataataataacataaaCCTTTGAACCTCTGAGGTGGAGGATCTTCCTCTGTAGTTTAAGAACACGGTCTAGGTCTACAATAGGAACAGATGGTTTCTCTTACCGTCTCTCCCAGGTCTCTGAGACGTTGCTTGAGGTTAAGGATCTTCTGGTCCTGGTCGGCCAGCAGCATGAGGAGGTCGTCCTGTTCCTTCTTGGACTCCTGCACCTCCTGCTGCAGCTTGGTCTTCTCCGTCTGCTCGATGGCCACCGTGCTCTGGGCCGACGCCAACTGCTGCTCCAGCCCCGCATGGCCCTCCCTCAGGCCCCGACACTCCTcctggagggggagaagagaacaaggtgagagagaggtaggacaGCTAACAAGGAAGGGCATGGCTTCAGCATGGCTGTCTGACCAAAAACATTAATAATTCAACTGCATCAGATGATGTTTGTTTTTCTTCACTAGcattagagagaggaaggggatgcCACATACACGAAGGTCATACTTAAGATGTTGAATAATTGAGTGGTTTCACAACGTCTCAGCCCACATTTAGCTGGTAACAGTCAGGAGGCAGTTACTAATGGGCTGAtatcacaggcagcccaattctgatctttgtcgcactaattgatcttttgaccaatcagatgagctctgaaaaagatctgatgtgattggtcaaaagaccaattagtggaaaaaagatcagaatggGTGTAAAGCAGCCCTGGAGTCAGGCTAACATGAGAAGTTTATTCAGCGTGGTGAAACTTGCAGAATGTTACAGATAGAAATGCAATGTAAGTATAGAACTGacatgtgattattattatttgaccatgctggtcatcatttgaacatcttggccatgttctgttataatctccacccggcacagccagaagaggactggccaccccacataacctagagaggaaccaggcttcggcctttctagggagtttttcctagccaccgtgcttctacacctgcattgcttactgtttggggttttaggctgggtttctatacagcactttgagatatcagctgatgtacgaagggctatataaatacatttgatttgacttgaccCTCTAGTCTACAAAACAGACAATCAGGTTGTTCTAtacccctcaaactcaactctggaccttgaagccagttccactgcatttgtttcattgttcccctctaatcaggggctgatttagacctgggacaccaattaattatcaggtagaacagaaaaccatcaGGTTCAGGATCTTGTAGGGTTAGAGTCGAGTACCCCTGTTCAATACATTTGTATCTGAACGCTGCTCACTTCTGAACAGACAGCAGCTACCTACAGAGATGTGAGGTTGTGACAGTGCAGTACCTtaagtctctctgcctctgtggtCTGAGCAGCCAGCCTGCTCTCCAGTTCAGATACTGGAACTGTGTCTGCCGAGCTCTCTCTGCTGGAGGCCGGGGccgaggactgagagagagggaagagagagagagatatagagactaGTTACCTCTCTGTACTAAGTGCAGTGGTCACAACATATACATGGGGGGGGGGTCTACAACAGTTGGAGTAAAGTGCGAAAGGCCATGTTTGTATGCAACAGCCTTAAGACAGTCTCAAGACACAGTGATGGCTGGTTCTGAGTACTCACCACTGCCTCAGCTCTCCTGATGagctccagtctctctgtctgcagcTGGCTGATCTCTGCACACTGAGCCTGGACACGACTCCTCAACGACTCCACCTCCTGGTGGGAACAACCAGCAGTAACTCCGTCATCAGTATAATATCTCTATACTCAAGTCTGTTCTACACATGTTCTGTCTGTGATTGGGTCTTACCCCGAGAAGCTCTGTGTTGTCGGACCCTCCCGCTCCACCTTCTGCTGtctgtgctgctgctgccgcccCGCACCTCTACAAGACATCACAACCATTACAACTATTAGAACAGGAAGTGGTCAACGGCtgagacatcccatctgaaatGATAAAGCAGCACTCGGGTATCATCAACCACCATTCAGATCTACTAACACACAAAAGATAATTAATCAGTCTGTCATTCTTCAGGTCCAGCTTGTCCGATTCCAGTAACATCCATGATACATGACATTTACACAGAACTCTTATCAACACAGGGAGGGATAACCTAAAGACATTTTTCTGATATGCGATTCATCCCCCCAAACACACCAGTGTGTTGATGAGTGAGTCCTTGTCgctgagctgtgtgtgttgtagtgtgtgttgtctgcggagctcctccacctcctctctgagCTGGCTCAGCTCCTCTGAGTGGAGCCCGTTAACGTGAGCTCCCTCTCCCTGGCTGGAGGACAGACCCTGGCTGTCTTTACCTGGACACAACGCAGTCAGTCATTATCACATCTACAATCCTATTTAGAAATCAACAAGTGCAGTCGCAACAAGTCTGCATCAGTAATAAGTCTCAATTTCCACTACCATTATAGACTGTGTCAACTCCATATGAACAATTCCATGTGCCTAACCCCCCCAAATCATTAGCAATTTAGCCAAGCACAATGTTGCTCGCTTGTTTCCCAATGGATCGAGGCACGCTTTTTTTGCTGTGTCATACCAGGTTATCCTACAGTACCTAGTTTCAGCTTGAGGATGTTGTACTGGTCTTTGTGTTGCTGGATCTGGGACTGCTGCTGTGTGATCTGATTCTGCATCTGTTCACTGTTCAGAGACAGGGTGGAAACCTGCTCCCTCAGCTCCTGGATCTGGGTGTCCTGGTTGAGAGATGACAGACACTTTTTTAATGACAAGAGACATTGGCCAAAACACACAACTAGACCTTTTAGGGTAACGGGATCGGTCCGTTGAATATTGTATGAAATGGGTTGTGTGGTTGTGGCCCGGCGagtgtaccttactgtaatagttttccattaaaaatggacaaaaatagctttttagcaaaaaaaaagaaaagatttctcaagcaagaatttagcgaggactgtctgggagtagtCCGAGTGTGGtttggaaaactgaaaactagctgttattggcagagaggtttggaactctttgttattggtctattaaacaATATAagttaccgcctggtgatgtcaccaggcaagccAAAACTACCGCCCATGCAAagctgctgattagaaggtcctgtgcaGGGTGTATTTTTCAACCGGAAACTAttaggaaataacactgatcaaatGTTCACACTTTTAGTGTTAGTTTTATCAGCTGTTGTAAAATATGATAAAACACAGGGGGAAAAATGCCTTTTAAACTGAGTGTAGAGGGTGTATATAAACTTGTGATGCTTGAAAGCATGGCGAGTTggtttctggtgtgtgtgtagaaaGCCAGTATGAGGGTTTGCGGACAGGCTAGAATGAAAGGCGGCCGGTGTGTGGGACAGAAAATATATGTAGGGTTCAAAAAGTACTTGCACTCAAAACCATGACAAGGAATAACCCAAGGAGGGGTTATAGTATGATTCATTTAATCCATGCTCAAAAGAATACAAAAAGTTAAAGTGCtaatgaaaatgtaaaaaacaggGCATACGTTTCAGCCTTCTGCTTAATAGTGTGAGGCCAGTTACCTGATCTCTGATGAGATCTTTGTACTGGATGACAATGCTGTCGTGTTGCTCCAGAGtcttcttcacctcctcctccttcttctcctcctcgcTCGTCTTGTGGACCGCTTTCGTTATCACGCCtgtggacggacacacacacaactaagtGGTAAAACCAGCCAAGAGAAGAGCAAAGAAGACACCAACACAAACAGAGTTTTGATTTGTGGTTCTGGTTGTACTTGGCTTAgagtcaaatcaaagtttattggttgggTACACAGATTTgaagatgttatcgcaggtgcatcGAAATGGTTGTGgttgtattttggttaggttaTGGTATAATGGAGGTTACTTATGCCAACCTTCCAGTTCTTTGACCAGCTTGGTGAACTCGTGGTCGAACAGCATCTGTTCAGGGGAGGGGAAGACGGGCTGGGGCTTCTGTGCAGCGCGGGAGTACAGCTCGTGTTTAGTGACGAAGCCCAACTTCTCCACAAAGTTCTCCTTCCCAATGCGCTTCTCGATCAACTGCTTCAGCTTCTCTCTGGGGGAGGACAAGACAGGCAGGGTTAGCATTAAGGgaaggaaaagggggaaacctagtcagttgcacaactgaacgcATTCAACAGACAtgcgtcttccgcatttaacccaacccctctgaatctggCAGCTCATAGTTCTTGTTCTCATTGTAGTGGCATCGCTGTGTGCTGTAACTGCTGGTGTAAAAAGGCTGTGTGTATGAGACAACCCGGGCTCGGAATTTTGAAGCTATTATAATATTGGTTCCAAGTTCAATCAAACAAGCATTTGAAAATAATTTTTGAACCTGGGCCTAGTATGAGAGGGTACGCGTTAATATTTGGGTAGAAGATGTCATACTTGATGTAGTTTTAACTGCGGTTATGAGAGGTATGAGAGAGAGTGGATGCATTAGTATGAGGGTTAGAACGTTCTACTTGGTGTAGTTATTATGAGGGTCGTAGTTAGATATAACTACACCAAGTAGTACAAGGGTTGCAGTTAGATGTCCTACTTGGTGTAGTTATTATGAGGGTTGTAGTTAGATGTCATACTTTGTGTAGTTCTCCAGAGAGTTGTCGTTGTAGTAGATGCAGATACCCAATAGGAGGGCACAAAGGCCCTGCACCAGCCTCTCATCCTCCCCCAGGTTCTCAGAGATCTGACCTGTCAGCTACAGGGCATCAGGGGTCAAGGGTCACAGCAACATAGGGGATTTAATGGCAACAAGGCCTTTCTCAAGAGAATTTTCAATTAAACAATGCACTGGTGCATACATTGGCATCCACTGTGTAGCGTTGATCTCTCTTATTCTCTTAGCAACACAAGACATAGGGCCTCAGGAACTTCCATGCAATAATGTATGCAATGTATACACTATCCTGTATGTGGGGAACGAACACAGAGAGGAGTTGGTTATAGGACAGACTGCACTAACAGGCTAACAGTAGATATTCCAGCCATCTGAGTAAAAGGAAGTGCAATAGAACAGTGATGTGGAGCTAGTTGGTTTGTTGAAGGAGGATACGAAGGGGACGTTCTCCTGGTTGTGCAGGAAGTGTGTGACAGCGATGGGACAGTTACTGATCCAGGTACACAGCAGCATGAGGAGACCGACCCGCGTCTGCACTTTACTGCCCTGTGGATgagacgcgcgcacacacacacaaagtcttaAGAAACACACTCACAAATATAGCACCGTCACATCAGCATAGGGGTGAGTAAAAGGTATTGAACATGAACATTGTGTACAGAGCCTGATGATGGCCTGGGATCCAGAACTTCAACCCCTCAGCAAAACAAGACTCATGTAAGGTTTAGTCTAGTGCTGGACCACATCCTGGTCTCTGTGTCAGAACAGAACTCCTCCTCAACATGGAGAGTAAATTCATTTAGCTGGGTGCAATTCAAACGCCTGTCCCCCCACATTATAATGAGGGATGTCTTATTTTTCCTGTTCAAGACAACTTGTCATTGCATCTCCTTTTGTCCAATTAAATCAGTCTCCTGAATATCTCCGGACGACACGTTTGATTTAAACCAACCAAATAAACAGCATTTTAAGGGCGAACAAAATGAATTGATATTTCTAAACTATTCCCAACTAGGACATTTAAGGTTGAATAGGAACTTTATAATATAACTTGATGTCATGGAGACTGACATTAGGACAATTGTGTGCTGGTAGCTACAATAAAAATGCAATTTTGTTGGCACATGGTGAACTTTTGAATTGTATTTTTCCCTTTTGAGTTCTGTTGGGAAAAACAACATTGTATCTAGCAGTTACACAGGAAATACCATGTTATAAATGTTTCAAGAGTACCACGTTAGTGACTTCAATGCAGACCGTTAGTAATTAATAAAGCTATTCAGATACAACAAAAGGAACTACATCTAAATATGAACATTATTAATAAACCAGGGTTAGCTTAGGTCAAACATGCAGTGAATTTTATAGGATGACCAGAGTTAGTTCAGATCCTGTTAAAAACAACCTTTTCAGGAGCCTTAAGTGTTCAACAATATGCTGTTACTGTAGCAACGGCCTTGGTTACCATCACTACCTGCACCACAAAAGGATGATGAAACTCCTCTGCAGCTTAGCTAAGCAGGTGATACAACAGGACTGATGAAAATGTTACTGCATGGAAGGAATATAATAGCATATTGGCACATTCGTCATCCTCTACACAATCCACAAGAGCCCAAATCTAACTATTTAGGCATTCACATACAAAAATAACTAAGATATCAAGCTGAGGCACGGCTGCTAAATGTAGCGGACAACACATGCAAAGCTAAAGCCTCTGTGTAGTGAGACTTTAGGAGTGGCGACCACAAAGAGAAACGGATGATAATAAAGTGGCTTTACAGTATCCATGCATGGTCATGGGAATAAGAAGAAAGGCTGCTGGCGTAATGATATGCAGTGAGTGATGGGCACTATTGAGTTACCACACCTAAACTGCATAGTTCAGGCATGTTTGTGTGCCAaaaggcaccatattccctatacagtgcactacttttgaccagagccctgggctGTGTACTATAAAAGGAAaagcgtgccatttgggaggcaatgCAGACCTCTCCTGTTTTGAGGGCGATGAAGGGTGTGAGAAAGGAAAGAGGGTTCATTCCAAATGGAGGTCAGTAAGTGACAATAAATAGTAAAGATGACAAGGCATACTATCAAACCATAAGGAAATCACCTTTTCAGATTTAGCCTCCAATGGGGACGTAATGCAAAAAACACCAAATGTTTGAGAAAGGGGGGCAGgaggagaaaaaaagggggaaCACAAACAATCACAATAGTTAATTGGAGAATCTTTGGCCCCAGGTGAAACGGTACGTTTTATAACGGATAATGCTGCCACCTAGAGTACAGGAGGAAAAATAGCAGTGGTGAAAATAATAATGCCAGTAACCCCTCTCACAAGAGATCAATAGCGGAACAGACAGAGTACCACAGTGGTTGCTGCATCCTTCCAGGACAGTCAAGTCCCCATAGAACGGACACAGCAAGGGGGTCAAGGGTCAAAGCATGGGATTATGGGAGTTGGGGGGGGTCAGTACCAGTATAGAACTCGACAAACACGGGTGAGATAGGCAAACAGAGGGCTTTAGGCACGAAAACAAAACAGGGAAGCCAAAACGTAACCCCCAACGTAAGGAGCATATAGGAGGATCCTGCTGATGCCAAAGCAAAACCATGACAGACAGGTGCTGCCCACACCCCAGATACTCACCCTCCGGTTGATCTTATCCCCCTGCAAAACCACAACAACCTTACGTGACACTTGGCAACTTCAAACACAAGCAACAGGTTGACTGTCTGAGAACCACTCCCCACTACTGTGGTCGGAGCCCAAATGACAGCCTATTCAAAGGTAGTgtactgtaaagggaatagggtgccatttgggagccaTAACATGACAAAGGTGACCTGAAAACCTGGAGTGACAAATTATCAACTATTTGAATCTAAGGCAATACTTTCAACCCAGACAGAGACACCTTTCAACCCAGACAGAGACACCTTTCAACCCAGACAGAGACACCTTTCAAACCAGACAGAGACACCTTTCAAACCAGACAGAGACACCTTTCAAACCAGACAGAGACACCTTTCAACCCAGACAGAGACACCTTTCAACCCAGACAGAGACACCTTTCAAACCAGACAGAGACACCTTTCAACCCAGACAGAGACACCTTTCAAACCACCCTCTCTGTTGCTTATGTTTCACTAATAAGACGTTCAAAACGGCACTTTCAGTTTTCAAACTAATATTTCAGCTACAACTCTCCCGCTATGGTGCTAACCCTTTGGTCCAGTCTCCCCCCACGTAGCATgttagcctgtctgtctgtgtggtgt from Oncorhynchus tshawytscha isolate Ot180627B unplaced genomic scaffold, Otsh_v2.0 Un_contig_6829_pilon_pilon, whole genome shotgun sequence carries:
- the uso1 gene encoding general vesicular transport factor p115 isoform X5; this encodes MTMNFFRGVMGGQPAGPQPTGAETIHKLCDRVASSTLLEDRRDAVRALKSLSKKYRLEVGTQAMDHLVHILQTDRSDSEILGYALDTLYNIICNDEEEEQDENAQKQDEDLGVLFTDKFLGDSENVTLLLTLLEEFDFHVRWPGVKLLTALLKNQCNQVQGVILVSPMGVSRLMDLLADSREVIRNDGLLLLQQLTKGNAAIQKIVAFENAFERLLDIITEEGSSDGGIVVEDCLLLLVNLLKNNSSNQNFFKEGSYIQRMKPWFEVGDDNSGWSAQKVTNLHLMLQLVRVMVSPVNSPGATSSCQKSMYQCGLLQQLCTILMATGVPADILTETINTVSEVIRGSQINQDYFASVNAPSNPPRPAIVVLLMSMVNERQPFVLRCAVLYCFQCFLYKNQKGQGEIVATLLPSTIDANSISAGQLLCGGLFSADSLSNWCAAVALAHALQDNLTQKEQLLRVQLATSLGKPPVSLLQQCTNILSQGDKINRRGSKVQTRVGLLMLLCTWISNCPIAVTHFLHNQENVPFLTGQISENLGEDERLVQGLCALLLGICIYYNDNSLENYTKEKLKQLIEKRIGKENFVEKLGFVTKHELYSRAAQKPQPVFPSPEQMLFDHEFTKLVKELEGVITKAVHKTSEEEKKEEEVKKTLEQHDSIVIQYKDLIRDQDTQIQELREQVSTLSLNSEQMQNQITQQQSQIQQHKDQYNILKLKLGKDSQGLSSSQGEGAHVNGLHSEELSQLREEVEELRRQHTLQHTQLSDKDSLINTLRCGAAAAAQTAEGGAGGSDNTELLGEVESLRSRVQAQCAEISQLQTERLELIRRAEAVSSAPASSRESSADTVPVSELESRLAAQTTEAERLKEECRGLREGHAGLEQQLASAQSTVAIEQTEKTKLQQEVQESKKEQDDLLMLLADQDQKILNLKQRLRDLGETIDEDEDELDARDHFGEDDDDDDDEEEEDEENND